ACCATAAATCTAGGTAATGCCAACCCCAAATACCTAGCATCATCACTGGCTCTCAAGTTTCTCCATGCTGCATATTCTGTGTTTTGGAATATTTTGGTGATGTCTCTTGGGTTTGATAACTCCTCCCAAGAATCCATCTGCATAAGGCTTGGATTAGCACCCGTAATAAACGGGCAGTGAGAAGCAGAGGATATCTTAGCAACCTCCGTCAAGATTTCAATGTCTTGTGGACTGTGGTCAAAATAATAATCCCCCACTAAGCAACCAAAGGGCTCGCCACCAAACTGCCCGTATTCCTCTTCATAGATTTTTTTGAATATTGGGCTTTGATCCCACATCACCCCTTTAAACTTCTTGAGGTTGCGAGCGAGTTCTTTTTTGGTTAAAGGCATAACCTTGATTTTAAGCAGGTGATTGGTCTCGGTGTTATTGACCAAATGATGTAGCCCACGCCAAGCACTCTCCATTTGCTTAAATTCTTCGTGATGGATAATCTCATTGATTTGGTCGGATAGCTTTTTATCAATCTGAGCGATGATTGCTTGGATGGTTTGATAAGTGTCCGATGAGTGCTTGACAGTGTTACCCAGTGCTTGGCGAGCCAATGTTTTTAGCGCACCTTGAACCGCATCTTCTGCTTGCTTGGATTTGGGTTTGAATTCTTTATTGACCAAAGCCTCAAAGTCGTTATCAAAAACGGTCTGAGTCTGGGTATGCGTTTGATGTTCGTGTTGCGTAGTCATGACGCCTCCTTAGGAATTATTATCTTCTGATGTGGCGTTTTTTGGCAAAGTTGCCAAAGATTGAAGTAGCTCATTGTCAGATAGAATCTTATCAATCAAATCTTCTGCCCCCGCCTTACCATCCATATAGGAAAGTAGATTTGACAACTCTGTTCTTGCATCCAAGAGTTGCTTTAATGGGTCAATTTTTTGTGCGATTTGCTCTGGTGAGAAATCCTCCATTTTTTCAAATTCCATTTCAATACCGAGCTGAGTCCCATCCTCTTCTAATCTATTATCTACATTAAAAGCAACTCTAGGCTTGATTGATTTCATTCGGTCGTCAAAATTGTCCGCATCAATCTCCATGAATGCTCTATCGGCAATGCTTGGCAACTCCTGCTTGCTTTTGCCTGCCAAGTCAGCAAACACACCCATCACAAAGGGCAATTCTATCTTTTTTTCGGTGCCATACACCTCCACATCATACTCAATCTGAACACGAGGCGAGCGGTTTTTGGCAATAAATTTCTGAGCGGATTTACTACTCATGTCATCTCCTATGGGTTTGACTTAGGTTTTAATTAAATTCATCATCATTAGACAAGGGTTGCCCCACCAAATTTTCCAATCTATCTAATGATTCTGGACTGATGTCTTTCATTATTTCATAAAAATTAAGATTCATCAATTTTTGAATGCGTCTGATAAATAATGGCGCAGGATGTGAAGGTTCGTGCTTTTCAAAATACACATGAATCTTTTCAAGCAATAATTGCACATCCTCTCTTGAATTCACAGAATAGCTCGCCCAATTCATCACAGGCATGACAGATTCTGCTGTTTTTATGTCAGTCATCTTGGTTGGTGTGACATCTTGTCGCTCCAAACCAGACTCTCCTGATTGGCTTAGTAAATCCAAAATCTTTTGAATCAACTGCTCGGTAGGCTCAAATTTTAGACCACTTATCTCATATTTTTCAAATAATGCCTTGATTGCCGATATGAGCACGCCTGCCTCTTTTAGCTGGCTTATGGGCGAGTGCCCATCATCAGAGGCAACAGACAAATCAATGACTAGCCTTTGAATGCCTCCAGCATATAGTGACTCATCATAGCTCTCCAAGAAAGCCTCTATCTCTTTTACCGTATGAAACTTTCCTGACAACCCATTTTTGACCAAAGGGGCATTTCTTAGGTCTTTTAAGATACCATCAGGAGCGAAGAACAAAGACAGTGCATTTACCCGAAAATCAGGGTCGTAATCACCATCTTCATCAACAAGCTTTGGAAAGACATCCTCCCAATATTTCTCAAGATTGCCCTTAATGATAAACAACCCTTCTTTTAATCCCATAAGCCCATTTAGTACAATACCACTTTGAGTAAAATAACTCATGACAAGCAAATCTTTACTCTTATGCAGTAAAATCTGATGACAAGACTCATAAATAGCACGCCAGTCCTTGATTCCAGCTTCAACCACCAAATCGCCATATTGTTGCTCTGGCTTGTCTTGTAGTAGGCTCATCAAGTTTAAAAAATCGTCATCATACTCGATATTATGCCCTGCTACCTGCTCATCGTGCAATGGTGCCAAAAAGTCATCCATCCAATCCTCCTAAGAACTCATGATTAATTTACGATAAAGTGTACTATTTAACTGTGTGGAACTCAAACGCTCTGGGGTACAGCAGGCACTCTGCCAGACACCTTCGTTTAATGGCACTTCAGTTCTTTGCAAAAAATCTTCATAGCCATCCAACAGCTCACCATTATTCATATCTGCAAGCAACGAAATGTCGAAACTCGCCTGCCTAATGGCATCTTGACAACCATCCCTAATCAACATTAACGACTGCTTTTCATATTCATGAAACAACACAAAGGCGAACTCCCTGTGTCTGCTGTCATGACTCGCCAAAAAAATACCTGAAATCTGAACTGGTAAGTCATGACCGTCTATCATAAAAAAATACACGCTTGGTCTTTTGTGATTTTGCTTTAAAATCATCTCACCAAGCTGACCGTGCCCTTGAATCATCCAGCTGGTGATGGTCTTAGACCATAATGGTGGGTTATTTGATGTTAGGAACTCAGCATGGTGA
This Moraxella sp. K1664 DNA region includes the following protein-coding sequences:
- the tssC gene encoding type VI secretion system contractile sheath large subunit, which encodes MTTQHEHQTHTQTQTVFDNDFEALVNKEFKPKSKQAEDAVQGALKTLARQALGNTVKHSSDTYQTIQAIIAQIDKKLSDQINEIIHHEEFKQMESAWRGLHHLVNNTETNHLLKIKVMPLTKKELARNLKKFKGVMWDQSPIFKKIYEEEYGQFGGEPFGCLVGDYYFDHSPQDIEILTEVAKISSASHCPFITGANPSLMQMDSWEELSNPRDITKIFQNTEYAAWRNLRASDDARYLGLALPRFMVRAPYSSASNPVDEFHFEEQVSDHEGYAWANAAYAMAVNINRSFSEYGWCTSIRGVESGGTVENLPTHTFETDDGGVDLKCPTETAISDRREAELSANGLMPLVYRKNSNLAAFIGAQSLQEPTQYHDADATANAKLSARLPYLFACCRFAHYLKCIVRDKVGSFREREDMERWLNDWIMNYVDGDPVNSSQETKAKKPLAAAEVIVEEVADNPGFYTSKFFLRPHYQLEGLTVSLRLVSKLPSLRKD
- the tssB gene encoding type VI secretion system contractile sheath small subunit gives rise to the protein MSSKSAQKFIAKNRSPRVQIEYDVEVYGTEKKIELPFVMGVFADLAGKSKQELPSIADRAFMEIDADNFDDRMKSIKPRVAFNVDNRLEEDGTQLGIEMEFEKMEDFSPEQIAQKIDPLKQLLDARTELSNLLSYMDGKAGAEDLIDKILSDNELLQSLATLPKNATSEDNNS
- the tssA gene encoding type VI secretion system protein TssA, yielding MDDFLAPLHDEQVAGHNIEYDDDFLNLMSLLQDKPEQQYGDLVVEAGIKDWRAIYESCHQILLHKSKDLLVMSYFTQSGIVLNGLMGLKEGLFIIKGNLEKYWEDVFPKLVDEDGDYDPDFRVNALSLFFAPDGILKDLRNAPLVKNGLSGKFHTVKEIEAFLESYDESLYAGGIQRLVIDLSVASDDGHSPISQLKEAGVLISAIKALFEKYEISGLKFEPTEQLIQKILDLLSQSGESGLERQDVTPTKMTDIKTAESVMPVMNWASYSVNSREDVQLLLEKIHVYFEKHEPSHPAPLFIRRIQKLMNLNFYEIMKDISPESLDRLENLVGQPLSNDDEFN
- a CDS encoding TagF domain-containing protein, with the protein product MLVSFYGKLPHHAEFLTSNNPPLWSKTITSWMIQGHGQLGEMILKQNHKRPSVYFFMIDGHDLPVQISGIFLASHDSRHREFAFVLFHEYEKQSLMLIRDGCQDAIRQASFDISLLADMNNGELLDGYEDFLQRTEVPLNEGVWQSACCTPERLSSTQLNSTLYRKLIMSS